One window of Kosakonia cowanii JCM 10956 = DSM 18146 genomic DNA carries:
- the clsB gene encoding cardiolipin synthase ClsB — protein sequence MKCSWRDGNRIQLLENGDNYYPALYDAIDNAQQKIILETFIWFEDKVGKELHSVLLRAAQRGVSIEVLLDGYGSPDLSESFVSTLTSAGVIFRYYDPRPPLLGMRTNVFRRMHRKIVVIDNTVAFVGGINYSAEHLSDYGPEAKQDYAVRVEGPIVEDILQFELENLPDNAPAKRWWQRRRHRPEENRKPGEAQALFVWRDNDDHRDDIERHYLKMLANARREVIIANAYFFPGYRLLHAMRNAARRGVTVKLIVQGEPDMPIVKVGAELLYNYLLKGGVKVYEYRRRPLHGKVALMDDHWATVGSSNLDPLSLSLNLEANLIIHDREFNQTLRDNLQKIIEQDCKQVDESMAPKRTWWNLGKSVVVFHFLRHFPALVGWLPAHTPKLAEVGPPVQPEMETQDRNEAQHSGAKP from the coding sequence ATGAAATGTAGCTGGCGGGACGGTAACCGCATCCAGTTGCTGGAAAATGGTGATAACTACTATCCGGCGCTCTACGATGCGATTGATAACGCGCAACAGAAAATTATTCTCGAAACCTTTATCTGGTTTGAAGACAAAGTGGGCAAAGAGCTGCACAGCGTGCTGCTACGCGCCGCCCAGCGCGGCGTCAGTATTGAGGTGCTGCTCGACGGCTACGGTTCGCCCGATTTAAGCGAATCGTTTGTCAGCACCCTCACCTCGGCGGGGGTGATTTTCCGCTACTACGATCCGCGCCCGCCGCTGCTCGGCATGCGTACCAACGTCTTCCGTCGTATGCACCGCAAAATTGTAGTGATCGACAACACCGTCGCCTTTGTCGGCGGGATTAACTACTCGGCTGAGCACCTCTCTGATTATGGCCCCGAGGCGAAACAGGATTACGCCGTGCGGGTCGAAGGGCCAATTGTCGAAGATATTCTGCAATTTGAGCTGGAAAACCTGCCCGATAACGCCCCGGCGAAACGCTGGTGGCAGCGCCGCCGTCATCGTCCGGAAGAGAACCGCAAGCCGGGCGAAGCGCAGGCGCTGTTTGTCTGGCGTGATAATGACGACCACCGCGACGATATTGAACGTCACTATCTGAAGATGCTGGCTAACGCCCGTAGGGAAGTGATTATCGCCAATGCCTACTTCTTCCCCGGCTACCGGCTTTTGCACGCGATGCGTAACGCTGCCCGTCGCGGCGTTACCGTGAAGCTGATTGTGCAGGGCGAGCCGGATATGCCGATTGTCAAAGTGGGCGCGGAGCTGCTCTATAACTACCTGCTGAAAGGCGGCGTGAAGGTGTATGAGTATCGCCGCCGCCCGCTGCACGGCAAAGTGGCGCTGATGGACGATCACTGGGCGACCGTTGGCTCCAGTAACCTTGACCCGTTAAGCCTGTCGCTTAATCTCGAAGCGAACCTGATTATTCACGATCGCGAGTTTAACCAGACGCTGCGCGACAACCTGCAAAAGATTATTGAGCAGGATTGTAAGCAGGTGGATGAGTCGATGGCGCCGAAGCGCACCTGGTGGAATCTCGGGAAAAGCGTGGTGGTGTTCCACTTCTTACGCCACTTCCCGGCGCTGGTCGGCTGGTTACCGGCGCATACCCCTAAACTGGCTGAAGTGGGGCCGCCGGTGCAGCCGGAGATGGAAACCCAGGACAGAAACGAAGCACAGCACTCGGGAGCAAAACCCTGA
- a CDS encoding endonuclease/exonuclease/phosphatase family protein, translating into MTQHARPFSLKVLTINTHKGFTTFNRRFILPELRDAVRLVSADIVCLQEVMGAHEVHPLRVENWPDTTHYEFIADTMWSDFAYGRNAVYPEGHHGNAVLSRYPIEHYENLDVSVDGSEKRGLLYCRIVPPDYGGAVHVLSVHLGLKEAHRQAQLKMLAEWVNSLPEGEPVLVAGDFNDWRQKANQPLKAQAGLEEIFTRAHGRPARTFPVSLPLLRLDRIYVKNASASAPTALPLRNWRHLSDHAPLSAEIHL; encoded by the coding sequence ATGACCCAACACGCGCGACCATTTTCATTAAAAGTATTGACGATTAACACACACAAAGGCTTTACCACCTTCAACCGGCGCTTTATTTTGCCCGAGTTGCGCGATGCCGTGCGCCTGGTGAGCGCCGATATCGTCTGCCTGCAAGAGGTGATGGGCGCCCACGAAGTGCACCCGCTGCGCGTTGAGAACTGGCCCGATACCACCCATTACGAATTTATCGCCGATACCATGTGGAGCGACTTCGCTTACGGGCGCAATGCGGTCTATCCTGAAGGGCACCACGGCAATGCGGTGCTCTCCCGCTATCCGATTGAACACTACGAAAACCTCGACGTCTCAGTAGATGGCAGCGAAAAACGCGGCCTGCTCTACTGCCGGATTGTGCCGCCCGATTATGGCGGCGCGGTACATGTCCTCAGTGTTCATCTTGGGTTGAAAGAGGCGCATCGCCAGGCGCAGCTAAAAATGCTGGCGGAGTGGGTCAACTCTCTGCCGGAAGGCGAACCGGTGCTGGTGGCGGGGGATTTCAACGACTGGCGGCAAAAAGCCAACCAGCCGCTTAAAGCGCAGGCCGGGCTTGAGGAGATCTTCACCCGCGCGCACGGTCGCCCGGCGCGAACGTTCCCGGTCAGCCTGCCTTTACTGCGCCTCGACAGAATTTATGTCAAAAACGCCAGCGCCAGTGCGCCTACCGCGCTGCCGCTGCGCAACTGGCGTCATCTGTCCGATCATGCCCCCCTGAGTGCGGAGATCCATTTATGA
- a CDS encoding YbhQ family protein, giving the protein MKWQQRVRVATGLSCWQIMLHLMIVAILVMGWMSGRLVHVGLGLCVLYGVTVLLMLFFQRHHDAGWRGIGDVLEELTTTWYFGASLIAIWLLSRVLQNNYLLALAGLAILGGPAVVSLLTKEKRLGRVTTKHGVGRSAR; this is encoded by the coding sequence ATGAAGTGGCAACAACGTGTTCGTGTCGCAACAGGCCTGAGTTGCTGGCAGATTATGTTGCATTTGATGATTGTGGCGATACTGGTGATGGGCTGGATGAGCGGCAGGCTGGTGCACGTGGGGCTGGGGCTGTGCGTGCTTTATGGCGTCACCGTGCTGCTGATGCTCTTTTTCCAGCGCCATCATGACGCCGGCTGGCGCGGCATCGGCGATGTGCTCGAGGAGCTAACCACCACCTGGTATTTTGGCGCATCCCTTATTGCCATCTGGCTGCTCTCGCGGGTGCTGCAAAACAACTACCTGCTGGCGCTTGCCGGGCTGGCAATCCTTGGCGGCCCGGCGGTGGTCTCACTCTTAACTAAAGAGAAACGGCTAGGTCGTGTGACGACGAAACATGGCGTAGGCCGCAGTGCCCGTTGA
- a CDS encoding ABC transporter permease translates to MFHRLWTLIRKELQSLLREPQTRAILILPVIFQVLLFPFAATLEVTNATIAIYNEDNGKHAVELTQRFARAKAFTNVLLLHSPQEIRPTLDTQKALLLVRFPADFSRDLDSGKPAQMQLILDGRNSNSAQIAANYLQQVVKDYQQELLAGQSKPNNSELVVRNWYNPNLDYKWFIVPSLVAMITTIGVMIVTSLSVAREREQGTFDQLLVSPLATWQIFIGKAVPALIVAAFQATIVLLFGILAYQIPFAGSLLLFYFAMLVYGLSLVGFGLLISSFCETQQQAFIGVFVFMMPAILLSGYVSPVENMPVWLQDLTWINPIRHFTDITKQIYLKDASLEIIWGSLWPLIVIALSTGTAAYAMFRRHTT, encoded by the coding sequence ATGTTTCACCGTTTATGGACGCTGATCCGCAAAGAGTTACAGTCCCTGCTGCGCGAGCCGCAAACCCGCGCCATTTTGATTCTGCCGGTGATTTTTCAGGTGCTGCTCTTCCCGTTTGCCGCCACCCTTGAGGTGACCAACGCCACTATCGCTATCTATAACGAGGATAACGGCAAGCACGCGGTGGAGCTGACCCAGCGCTTCGCCCGCGCCAAAGCCTTTACCAACGTGCTGCTGCTGCACAGCCCGCAGGAAATCCGCCCGACGCTGGATACGCAAAAAGCGCTGCTGCTGGTGCGCTTCCCGGCGGATTTTTCCCGCGATCTCGACAGCGGCAAACCGGCGCAGATGCAGTTGATCCTCGACGGGCGTAACTCGAACAGCGCGCAGATCGCCGCCAACTATCTTCAGCAGGTGGTGAAGGATTATCAGCAGGAGCTGCTGGCCGGGCAGTCGAAGCCGAACAACAGCGAGCTGGTGGTGCGTAACTGGTACAACCCGAATCTCGATTACAAATGGTTTATCGTGCCGTCGCTGGTAGCGATGATCACCACCATCGGCGTGATGATTGTCACCTCGCTGTCGGTAGCGCGCGAGCGGGAACAGGGCACCTTCGATCAGCTGTTGGTCTCGCCGCTTGCCACTTGGCAGATCTTTATCGGCAAAGCGGTGCCGGCGCTGATTGTCGCCGCGTTTCAGGCGACGATTGTGCTGCTGTTCGGCATTCTGGCTTACCAGATCCCGTTTGCCGGATCGCTGCTGCTCTTCTACTTCGCGATGCTGGTTTACGGCCTGTCGCTGGTTGGGTTTGGGCTGTTGATCTCGTCGTTTTGCGAAACGCAGCAGCAGGCGTTTATCGGGGTGTTTGTCTTTATGATGCCGGCGATCCTGCTTTCGGGTTACGTTTCGCCGGTGGAGAACATGCCGGTGTGGTTGCAGGACTTAACCTGGATTAACCCGATCCGGCACTTTACCGATATCACCAAGCAGATCTATTTGAAGGATGCCAGTCTGGAGATTATCTGGGGAAGCCTGTGGCCGCTGATAGTGATTGCCCTGTCAACGGGCACTGCGGCCTACGCCATGTTTCGTCGTCACACGACCTAG
- a CDS encoding ABC transporter permease, producing the protein MRVNALSWRRVRALCVKETRQIVRDPSSWLIAVVIPLLLLFIFGYGINLDSSKLRVGVLLEQRSDEALDFTHALTGSPYIDATISSDRQQLIEMMQAGRIRGLVVIPVNFDAQMARPSEVAPIQVITDGSEPNTANFVQGYLQGIWQLWQAQRAEDRGETFTPLIDVQTRYWFNPAAISQHFIIPGAVTIIMTVIGAILTSLVVAREWERGTMEALLSTEITRAELLLCKLIPYYFLGMLAMLLCMLVSVFILGVPYRGSLLILFLLSSLFLLSTLGMGLLISTTTRNQFNAAQVALNAAFLPSIMLSGFIFQIDSMPAIIRAVTYIIPARYFVSTLQSLFLAGNIPLVLTINMLFLVASAVMFIGLTWLKTKRRLD; encoded by the coding sequence ATGCGCGTTAACGCCCTCTCCTGGCGGCGCGTACGGGCGCTGTGCGTCAAAGAGACGCGGCAAATCGTGCGTGACCCGAGTAGCTGGCTGATTGCGGTGGTGATCCCGCTGCTGCTGCTGTTTATTTTTGGCTACGGCATCAACCTCGACTCCAGCAAGCTGCGCGTCGGCGTGCTGCTTGAGCAGCGCAGCGATGAGGCGCTCGATTTTACCCACGCGCTCACCGGCTCGCCCTATATTGACGCCACAATCAGCAGCGATCGCCAGCAGTTGATTGAGATGATGCAGGCCGGGCGCATCCGTGGTCTGGTGGTGATTCCGGTCAACTTCGATGCCCAGATGGCAAGACCCAGCGAGGTGGCACCGATTCAGGTGATCACCGACGGCAGCGAACCGAATACCGCCAACTTTGTGCAGGGCTATTTACAAGGGATCTGGCAGCTCTGGCAGGCGCAGCGCGCGGAAGATCGCGGCGAAACCTTCACGCCGCTAATCGATGTGCAGACGCGCTACTGGTTCAACCCGGCGGCCATCAGCCAGCACTTTATTATTCCCGGCGCGGTGACCATTATCATGACGGTAATTGGCGCGATCCTCACCTCGCTGGTGGTGGCGCGCGAGTGGGAGCGCGGCACCATGGAGGCGCTGCTCTCCACCGAGATCACCCGCGCTGAGCTGCTGCTCTGTAAGCTCATTCCCTACTACTTTCTCGGCATGCTGGCGATGCTGCTCTGTATGCTGGTGTCGGTCTTTATTCTCGGTGTGCCCTATCGCGGCTCGCTGCTGATCCTGTTTCTGCTCAGCAGCCTGTTTCTGCTCAGCACGCTCGGCATGGGGCTTTTAATCTCCACCACCACGCGCAACCAGTTTAACGCCGCGCAGGTGGCGCTGAACGCCGCGTTTCTGCCGTCGATTATGCTCTCTGGCTTTATCTTTCAGATCGACAGTATGCCGGCGATTATTCGTGCGGTGACCTATATCATCCCGGCGCGTTACTTTGTCAGCACGCTGCAAAGCCTCTTCCTGGCGGGCAATATTCCGCTGGTATTGACCATAAATATGCTGTTTTTGGTGGCCTCCGCCGTGATGTTTATCGGCCTGACGTGGCTGAAAACCAAACGCAGGCTGGATTAA
- a CDS encoding ATP-binding cassette domain-containing protein, with product MNERTIQIDGLVKQFPGMEKPAVARLDCKIQAGYVTGLVGPDGAGKTTLMRILAGLMKQNEGRVRVLGLDPIDNDSELHAVLGYMPQKFGLYEDLTVMENLILYADLRSVTGEKRQQMFTRLLAFTSLGPFTDRLAGKLSGGMKQKLGLACTLVGDPQVLLLDEPGVGVDPISRRELWQMVHELAGDGMLILWSTSYLDEAEQCRDVLLMNEGELLYHGEPKALTRSMAGRSFLLTSRDENNRRLLRRILRLPQVSDGVIQGRSVRMILKKGADVQAIHAAPEMPPLQIEETAPRFEDAFIDLLGGAGAAESPLGKILHSVKGDSEETVIEARSLTKKFGDFAATDEVNFAVKRGEIFGLLGPNGAGKSTTFKMMCGLLVPTAGQALVLNMDLKVSSGKARQRLGYMAQKFSLYGNLTVEQNLRFFSGVYGLRGSAQREKMARMSEAFGLETIARHATDQLPLGYKQRLALACSLMHEPDILFLDEPTSGVDPLTRREFWLHINSMVEKGVTVMVTTHFMDEAEYCDRIGLVYRGKLIASGTPDELKAQTADDNHPDPTMEHAFITLIQNWDKEHSNAR from the coding sequence ATGAATGAGCGGACTATTCAGATCGACGGGCTGGTAAAACAGTTCCCCGGCATGGAGAAACCGGCGGTGGCGCGGCTGGATTGTAAAATCCAGGCCGGTTATGTCACCGGGCTGGTCGGCCCGGATGGCGCGGGCAAAACGACGCTGATGCGTATTCTGGCAGGGTTGATGAAGCAGAACGAAGGCCGCGTGCGTGTGCTGGGCCTCGACCCTATCGACAACGACAGCGAACTGCATGCCGTGCTCGGCTATATGCCGCAGAAATTTGGCCTCTATGAAGATCTGACGGTGATGGAGAACCTGATCCTCTATGCCGATCTGCGCAGCGTCACCGGCGAGAAGCGCCAGCAGATGTTTACCCGCCTGCTGGCGTTTACCTCTCTCGGCCCCTTTACCGACCGGCTGGCGGGCAAACTTTCCGGTGGTATGAAGCAGAAGCTGGGGCTGGCCTGTACGCTGGTCGGCGATCCGCAGGTGCTGCTGCTTGATGAGCCGGGCGTCGGCGTCGACCCCATTTCGCGGCGTGAGCTGTGGCAGATGGTACATGAACTAGCGGGCGACGGGATGCTGATCCTCTGGAGCACCTCCTATCTTGATGAAGCGGAGCAGTGCCGCGATGTACTGCTGATGAACGAGGGCGAGCTGCTCTACCACGGCGAGCCGAAAGCCTTAACCCGCAGCATGGCCGGGCGCAGCTTTCTGCTCACCAGCCGCGATGAGAATAACCGCCGCCTGCTGCGCCGCATTCTCAGGCTGCCGCAGGTGAGCGACGGCGTGATCCAGGGGCGCTCGGTGCGCATGATCCTGAAAAAAGGGGCCGATGTGCAGGCGATTCACGCCGCGCCAGAGATGCCGCCGCTACAGATTGAGGAGACCGCTCCGCGCTTCGAAGATGCCTTTATCGACCTGCTGGGCGGTGCGGGTGCCGCCGAGTCGCCGCTTGGCAAGATCCTGCACTCGGTGAAGGGCGACAGCGAAGAGACGGTGATTGAAGCGAGATCGCTCACCAAAAAGTTTGGCGATTTTGCCGCCACCGACGAGGTTAATTTTGCCGTCAAGCGCGGCGAGATCTTTGGCCTGCTCGGCCCGAACGGTGCGGGCAAATCCACCACCTTTAAGATGATGTGCGGCCTGCTGGTGCCGACCGCTGGCCAGGCGCTGGTGCTGAATATGGATCTTAAAGTCAGCTCCGGCAAAGCGCGCCAGCGCCTCGGCTATATGGCACAAAAGTTCTCCCTTTACGGCAACCTGACCGTGGAGCAGAACCTGCGCTTCTTCTCCGGCGTGTATGGACTGCGCGGCAGCGCGCAGCGGGAGAAGATGGCGCGAATGAGCGAAGCGTTTGGCCTGGAGACCATTGCCCGCCACGCCACCGATCAACTGCCGCTCGGCTATAAGCAGCGGCTAGCGCTGGCCTGCTCGCTGATGCACGAGCCGGACATTCTTTTTCTCGATGAACCCACCTCCGGCGTCGATCCCCTCACCCGCCGCGAGTTCTGGCTGCATATCAACAGCATGGTGGAAAAAGGGGTGACGGTGATGGTCACCACCCACTTTATGGATGAGGCGGAGTATTGCGACCGCATCGGGCTGGTCTACCGCGGCAAACTAATTGCCAGCGGCACGCCGGACGAGCTGAAAGCGCAGACCGCCGATGACAACCACCCGGACCCGACGATGGAGCATGCGTTTATCACGCTGATCCAGAACTGGGATAAGGAGCATAGCAATGCGCGTTAA
- the hlyD gene encoding secretion protein HlyD, translated as MKKRSVVVLLSVVLLAMLAGGWYWYQSRQDDSLTLYGNVDIRTVNLSFRVGGRLAALQVDEGDSVQAGQKLGEIDRAPYENALLQAKANLSTAEAKYALATEGYRAEEIAQAASAVSQAQAAYDYAQNFYQRQQGLWKTKVISANDLENARSARDQAQATLKSAQDKLRQFRAGNRPQEIAQAKAGLEQAQAALAQAQLDLQDTTLVAPSNGTVLTRAVEPGSMLNAGSSVLTLSLTRPVWVRAYVDERNLHQTRPGAEILLYTDGRPDKPYHGKIGFVSPTAEFTPKTVETPDLRTDLVYRLRIIVTDADDNLRQGMPVTLRFDGEARHE; from the coding sequence ATGAAAAAGCGTAGCGTTGTGGTGTTACTCAGCGTGGTGCTGCTGGCGATGCTCGCCGGCGGTTGGTACTGGTATCAAAGCAGGCAGGACGACAGCCTGACGCTGTATGGCAATGTCGATATCCGCACCGTTAATTTAAGTTTTCGCGTCGGCGGGCGGCTGGCGGCGTTGCAGGTGGATGAGGGCGACAGCGTACAGGCCGGGCAGAAGCTCGGCGAAATCGACCGCGCGCCTTATGAAAACGCGCTGTTGCAGGCGAAAGCCAACCTCTCTACTGCCGAAGCCAAATATGCGTTAGCCACCGAAGGCTACCGCGCCGAGGAGATTGCCCAGGCGGCCTCCGCCGTGAGCCAGGCGCAGGCGGCGTACGATTACGCGCAGAACTTCTATCAGCGCCAGCAGGGGCTGTGGAAAACAAAAGTGATCTCGGCAAACGATCTGGAGAATGCCCGCTCGGCGCGCGACCAGGCGCAGGCAACGCTCAAATCGGCGCAGGATAAGTTGCGCCAGTTCCGCGCTGGTAACCGCCCGCAGGAGATCGCCCAGGCGAAAGCGGGCCTCGAACAGGCGCAGGCCGCATTGGCGCAGGCGCAGCTTGATTTGCAGGACACTACGCTTGTCGCGCCGAGCAACGGCACGGTGCTGACCCGCGCCGTCGAGCCGGGCAGCATGCTTAACGCAGGCAGCAGCGTGTTAACCCTGTCGCTGACCCGCCCGGTGTGGGTGCGCGCCTATGTCGATGAGCGCAATCTGCACCAGACGCGACCGGGTGCCGAAATCCTGCTCTACACCGATGGCCGCCCGGATAAGCCCTATCACGGCAAAATCGGCTTTGTCTCGCCGACCGCCGAATTTACCCCAAAAACCGTTGAAACCCCGGATCTGCGTACCGACCTGGTCTATCGCCTGCGCATTATCGTCACCGATGCCGATGATAACCTGCGCCAGGGGATGCCGGTGACGCTGCGTTTTGACGGCGAGGCGCGTCATGAATGA
- the cecR gene encoding transcriptional regulator CecR, whose protein sequence is MNSTPTTSKGEQAKNQLIAAALAQFGEYGLHATTRDIAAQAGQNIAAIPYYFGSKEDLYLACAQWIADFISHHFAPHVQAAEALFAETEPDRSAIRALIHRASKEMLTLLTHDETLNLSKFISREQLSPTRAYQIVHEQVIDPMHQHLTRLLAAYTGQDADSTQMVLHAHALIGEILAFRLVRETILLRAGWTQFDEEKTEMIFQVITCHIDFILQGLTHRSPE, encoded by the coding sequence ATGAATAGCACACCGACCACCAGCAAAGGCGAACAGGCCAAAAATCAGTTAATTGCCGCCGCCCTTGCGCAGTTTGGCGAGTATGGCCTGCATGCCACCACGCGGGATATCGCCGCCCAGGCCGGGCAGAACATCGCCGCCATCCCTTACTACTTCGGCTCGAAAGAGGATCTCTACCTCGCCTGCGCGCAGTGGATTGCCGACTTTATCAGCCACCATTTTGCGCCACACGTGCAGGCCGCCGAGGCGCTGTTTGCCGAGACCGAGCCTGACCGATCGGCCATCCGCGCGCTGATCCATCGCGCCAGCAAAGAGATGCTCACGCTGCTCACCCATGATGAAACCCTAAACCTGAGCAAATTTATCTCCCGCGAGCAGCTCTCCCCCACTCGCGCCTATCAGATTGTGCATGAGCAGGTGATCGACCCGATGCACCAGCATTTGACGCGCCTGCTCGCCGCCTACACCGGACAGGATGCCGACAGCACGCAGATGGTGCTGCATGCCCACGCCTTAATCGGCGAGATCCTCGCCTTCCGCCTGGTGCGGGAGACCATTTTGCTGCGTGCAGGCTGGACGCAGTTCGACGAAGAGAAAACGGAAATGATCTTTCAAGTCATCACCTGCCATATCGATTTTATTTTGCAGGGATTAACGCACAGGAGTCCGGAGTGA
- the rhlE gene encoding ATP-dependent RNA helicase RhlE — protein MSFDALGLNPDILRAVAEQGYLEPTPIQQQAIPAVLQGRDLMASAQTGTGKTAGFTLPLLQRLVQSQPHAKGRRPVRALILTPTRELAAQVGENVQEYSQYLNIRSMVVFGGVSINPQMMKLRGGVDILVATPGRLLDLEHQNALKLDSVEILVLDEADRMLDMGFIHDIRRVLSKLPAKRQNLLFSATFSDEIKQLAEKLLHNPLEIEVARRNTASEQVTQHVHFVDKKRKRELLSQMIGEGNWQQVLVFTRTKHGANHLAEQLNKDGITSAAIHGNKSQGARTRALADFKSGSIRVLVATDIAARGLDIEELPHVVNYELPNVPEDYVHRIGRTGRAAATGEALSLVCVDEHKLLRDIERLLKKEIPRVAVAGYEPDPSIKAEPIQNGRGQNGGRQGGGGRGQGGGGGRSQSAPRRSEGETPKARHPRRSNDGAAAKSEGGAAKPVGNRRLDGGAAKPANNGARRRRPRKPASA, from the coding sequence ATGTCATTTGATGCCCTTGGCCTGAATCCGGATATCCTGCGCGCAGTTGCGGAGCAGGGTTACCTCGAGCCGACCCCTATTCAACAGCAGGCGATCCCTGCGGTGCTGCAAGGCCGCGATCTGATGGCCAGCGCCCAGACCGGTACCGGTAAAACCGCCGGTTTTACACTGCCGCTGTTGCAACGCCTGGTGCAGAGCCAGCCTCACGCGAAAGGCCGCCGTCCGGTACGCGCCCTGATCCTGACCCCAACCCGTGAACTCGCGGCGCAGGTCGGTGAGAACGTGCAGGAGTATAGCCAGTATCTCAATATTCGTTCGATGGTCGTCTTCGGCGGCGTCAGCATTAACCCGCAGATGATGAAACTGCGTGGCGGCGTTGACATCCTGGTGGCTACCCCGGGCCGTCTGCTCGATCTCGAACACCAAAACGCCCTGAAGCTCGACAGCGTGGAAATTCTCGTGCTGGATGAAGCTGACCGTATGCTGGATATGGGCTTTATCCACGATATTCGCCGCGTGCTGTCGAAGCTGCCGGCGAAGCGTCAGAACCTGCTCTTCTCCGCGACCTTCTCGGATGAGATCAAACAGCTGGCGGAAAAACTGCTGCACAACCCGCTGGAAATCGAAGTCGCACGCCGTAACACCGCTTCCGAGCAGGTGACGCAGCACGTTCACTTTGTGGATAAGAAACGCAAGCGGGAACTGCTGTCGCAGATGATTGGCGAAGGTAACTGGCAGCAGGTGCTGGTCTTTACCCGTACCAAGCATGGCGCCAACCACCTGGCCGAGCAGCTGAATAAAGATGGCATCACCAGTGCGGCGATCCACGGTAATAAGAGCCAGGGCGCACGTACCCGCGCGCTGGCAGACTTTAAATCCGGTTCGATTCGCGTGCTGGTGGCAACAGATATCGCCGCGCGCGGCCTGGATATCGAAGAGCTGCCGCATGTCGTCAACTATGAGTTGCCGAACGTGCCGGAAGATTACGTACACCGCATCGGCCGTACCGGCCGTGCTGCCGCCACCGGCGAAGCGCTGTCGCTGGTCTGTGTCGATGAGCATAAACTGCTGCGCGACATTGAGCGTCTGCTGAAAAAAGAGATCCCGCGTGTTGCGGTTGCAGGCTATGAGCCGGATCCGTCAATTAAAGCGGAGCCGATCCAGAATGGCCGTGGTCAGAACGGTGGCCGTCAGGGCGGCGGTGGACGCGGGCAGGGCGGTGGCGGCGGTCGCAGCCAGTCCGCACCGCGCCGTAGTGAAGGCGAAACGCCGAAAGCGCGTCATCCGCGTCGTAGCAACGACGGCGCAGCCGCGAAATCGGAAGGTGGAGCCGCGAAGCCCGTGGGCAATCGCCGTCTTGATGGCGGTGCAGCGAAACCGGCAAACAACGGCGCACGCCGTCGTCGTCCGCGTAAACCCGCTTCCGCGTAA